One window of the Methanobrevibacter sp. TMH8 genome contains the following:
- a CDS encoding energy-coupling factor ABC transporter substrate-binding protein produces the protein MKTRNRDIILLILVAIIAIVPMVMYSGLGEDQGYFGGADGAASEVIEGTGYQPWFSSFWEPPSGEIESLLFALQAAIGAIIIGYFIGYWRGTSKCENKGKDDK, from the coding sequence ATGAAGACTCGAAATAGAGATATAATTTTATTAATTCTTGTAGCTATTATAGCTATTGTCCCTATGGTAATGTATTCTGGTCTTGGAGAAGATCAAGGTTATTTTGGTGGTGCTGATGGTGCTGCTAGTGAAGTTATTGAAGGAACTGGTTATCAACCATGGTTTTCTAGTTTTTGGGAACCTCCGAGTGGTGAAATAGAAAGTTTATTATTTGCACTTCAAGCAGCTATTGGAGCAATAATAATTGGATATTTCATAGGTTATTGGCGTGGAACATCTAAGTGTGAAAATAAAGGAAAAGATGACAAATAA
- the cbiQ gene encoding cobalt ECF transporter T component CbiQ has translation MEIDYIAHTNELRNVNSTFKFIFAIFLMVFALIVNLPIVSLIITFFIAFLLLFVARVPFRFYIKFISIPFGFSLITCIFLAFFFGTGPIIFHTGIFGIVVREDALTLAITTFFRTLACFSALGFLSSTTPISEILNDLKKIKVPKIFIEIALLMYNIIFVFLDQIKIMTNAQKTRMGYNGIKNSYRSLGLLITNLFFKSLEKSEHLQHALDSRGYNGELPKYNP, from the coding sequence TTGGAAATTGATTATATTGCACACACAAATGAATTAAGAAATGTTAATAGTACTTTTAAGTTTATTTTCGCAATTTTCTTAATGGTTTTTGCTTTAATAGTCAATTTGCCAATTGTTTCTTTAATTATAACTTTTTTCATTGCATTTTTGTTGCTTTTTGTAGCTAGGGTTCCTTTTAGATTTTATATTAAATTTATTTCTATTCCATTTGGATTTTCATTAATAACTTGTATATTTTTGGCTTTTTTCTTTGGAACTGGTCCTATTATTTTTCATACAGGAATATTTGGAATAGTAGTTCGTGAAGATGCTTTAACTCTTGCTATAACTACATTTTTTAGAACATTAGCATGTTTTTCAGCACTTGGTTTTTTATCTTCAACAACACCAATATCTGAGATATTAAATGACCTTAAAAAGATTAAAGTTCCAAAAATTTTTATTGAAATAGCTCTATTGATGTATAATATTATTTTTGTCTTTTTAGATCAAATAAAAATAATGACAAATGCTCAAAAAACTAGAATGGGATATAATGGGATAAAAAATTCTTATAGGTCATTAGGTCTTTTAATTACTAATCTTTTCTTCAAATCTCTTGAAAAAAGTGAACATCTTCAGCATGCTTTAGATTCAAGAGGATATAATGGTGAATTACCTAAATATAATCCTTAG
- a CDS encoding class I SAM-dependent methyltransferase — MKKDFKFNNRASSYDKGFEGKFSKKFYNLLLNQIELKDGDNLLDVGCGTGKILRELSDKYDINGYGIDVEENMVKIAKEKCPNMNIQISNSDKMPFVDNKFDILTACMAYHHFDDKISFAEEAGRVMKIGAYLYIVDPKFPKIIRIIMNSTLKQIGIVGKFETSQEIYNTFEEFGFELIESESDSYAQLVKLKKVK, encoded by the coding sequence ATGAAAAAAGATTTTAAATTTAATAACAGAGCATCTTCATATGATAAAGGATTTGAAGGTAAATTTTCCAAGAAATTTTATAATTTATTATTAAATCAAATTGAATTAAAAGATGGAGATAATTTATTAGATGTTGGATGTGGTACAGGTAAAATATTAAGAGAATTATCTGATAAGTATGATATCAATGGTTATGGAATAGATGTAGAAGAGAATATGGTAAAAATAGCTAAAGAAAAATGTCCCAATATGAACATACAAATTTCTAATTCTGATAAAATGCCTTTTGTAGATAACAAATTTGATATACTAACTGCATGTATGGCATATCATCATTTTGATGATAAAATAAGTTTTGCAGAAGAAGCTGGAAGAGTTATGAAAATAGGAGCATATTTGTACATAGTGGATCCAAAATTTCCTAAAATAATTCGAATAATAATGAACTCTACATTAAAACAAATAGGCATTGTAGGAAAATTTGAAACATCTCAAGAGATATATAATACATTTGAAGAATTTGGGTTTGAATTAATAGAATCTGAAAGCGATAGCTATGCACAGTTAGTAAAATTGAAAAAAGTTAAATAA
- a CDS encoding DMT family transporter — MKNKNYWIILGLFSGLLFGIATPFSKVLLSNLNSFQLSGLLYLGSGIVIIPQLIKNMIKTYKNRKYDKYYNKYNNINNINSDNTSPNNINQDNINSDNIHYSQNIDSNEELYFNSQDVKKSAIKKNIINFDINLLKIIFIVLFGGILGPLFLMMGLSHTSASSTAIWLNMELVATAIIGIVLFKDHLDKYGFIGLLLTFIAGLIVSWGNDFGDFYSIIFIIMACFSWGIDNQLTSIVDGYSPEVITFIKGIFGGGVNFVIGMFIAGQFIPLNLLFYGIILGIVSYGLSIVFFVSSAQNLGATRSQILFSTAPFWGILFSILFIGDPLTLNLIIATLFLVFGIIITNNLVHKHKHYHVSMEHIHIHSHDDGHHEHNHNFFSEEEMTGDNKNKKHIHKHKHNEKEHDHNHFPDLHHKHDH; from the coding sequence ATGAAAAATAAAAATTATTGGATAATATTAGGTCTTTTCTCTGGATTATTATTTGGAATTGCAACTCCTTTTAGTAAAGTTCTTTTATCTAATTTGAATTCTTTTCAATTATCTGGATTGCTTTATTTAGGATCAGGTATAGTTATTATTCCTCAATTAATTAAGAATATGATTAAAACCTATAAAAATCGGAAATATGATAAATATTATAATAAATATAACAATATAAATAATATAAATTCTGATAATACATCTCCTAATAATATAAATCAGGATAATATAAATTCTGATAATATACATTATTCTCAAAATATAGATTCTAATGAAGAATTATATTTTAATAGTCAAGATGTTAAAAAAAGTGCTATTAAAAAGAATATTATAAATTTTGATATAAATTTATTAAAAATAATTTTCATTGTTCTTTTTGGTGGTATCTTAGGTCCTTTATTCTTAATGATGGGACTTTCCCATACAAGTGCAAGTTCAACAGCTATTTGGTTAAATATGGAGCTTGTAGCAACAGCTATCATAGGAATTGTTTTATTTAAAGATCATTTAGATAAATATGGTTTTATTGGTCTTTTACTTACTTTCATAGCTGGTCTGATTGTTTCTTGGGGAAATGATTTTGGAGATTTCTATTCGATTATTTTTATAATTATGGCTTGTTTCTCATGGGGTATAGATAATCAATTAACTTCTATTGTTGATGGATATTCACCAGAAGTAATTACATTTATCAAAGGAATCTTTGGAGGAGGAGTAAATTTTGTTATTGGGATGTTTATAGCCGGACAATTTATTCCATTAAATCTTTTATTCTATGGAATTATTCTTGGAATTGTGTCTTATGGATTAAGTATTGTTTTCTTTGTTAGTTCTGCTCAAAATCTTGGAGCTACTAGGAGTCAGATTTTATTTTCTACAGCTCCTTTTTGGGGAATTTTATTCTCTATCTTATTTATAGGAGATCCATTAACATTAAATTTAATTATAGCTACTTTATTTTTAGTATTTGGAATAATTATCACGAATAATTTAGTTCATAAACATAAGCATTATCATGTTTCAATGGAACATATTCATATTCATTCTCATGATGATGGCCATCATGAACATAATCACAATTTTTTTAGTGAGGAAGAAATGACTGGAGATAATAAAAATAAAAAACACATTCATAAACATAAACATAATGAAAAAGAGCATGATCATAATCATTTTCCTGATTTACACCATAAACATGATCATTAA
- a CDS encoding ATP-binding cassette domain-containing protein: MIEAKNITYLYPDGTKALDNINFNVEKGQIVSLLGKNGAGKSTLFLHFNGIFEPESGQILVDGEELKYDKKSLLKVRQKVGIVFQNPDDQLFAPTVEEDVAFGPLNIGLSQEETKKRVTDALARVGMEGFEKKPPHHLSGGQKKRVAIAGILAMGPEIMVLDEPTSGLDPKGASKILKLLYELNNEGMTIIISTHDVDLVPLYSNKVNIIRDGKIIKVGSPHEVFDDVDLIREADLRLPRLAHLAEVLEKEDNIKIAESYPLTIGEARKDLLDYFDK; this comes from the coding sequence ATTATAGAAGCTAAAAATATAACTTATTTATATCCTGATGGTACAAAAGCATTGGATAATATTAATTTTAATGTTGAAAAAGGGCAAATTGTTTCATTACTTGGTAAAAATGGAGCAGGAAAGTCTACTCTCTTTCTTCACTTTAATGGAATATTTGAACCAGAATCTGGACAAATACTTGTTGATGGTGAAGAATTAAAATATGATAAAAAGAGTTTACTTAAAGTTAGACAGAAAGTTGGAATTGTTTTTCAAAATCCTGATGATCAGCTATTTGCTCCAACTGTTGAAGAAGATGTAGCTTTTGGTCCGCTTAATATTGGCTTATCTCAAGAAGAAACAAAAAAAAGAGTTACAGATGCATTAGCTCGAGTTGGAATGGAAGGATTTGAAAAAAAACCACCTCATCATCTTAGTGGAGGGCAAAAAAAACGTGTAGCTATTGCTGGAATATTAGCTATGGGTCCTGAAATTATGGTTTTAGATGAGCCTACCTCTGGACTTGATCCTAAAGGGGCTTCTAAAATTCTTAAACTTCTTTATGAACTTAACAATGAAGGAATGACTATAATCATTTCTACTCATGATGTTGATCTTGTTCCTTTATATTCTAATAAAGTAAATATTATTAGAGATGGGAAAATAATAAAAGTTGGGTCTCCTCATGAAGTATTTGATGATGTTGATTTAATCCGTGAAGCAGATCTTAGATTGCCTAGATTAGCTCATTTAGCTGAAGTTCTAGAAAAAGAAGACAATATTAAAATTGCGGAATCTTATCCTTTAACTATTGGAGAAGCACGTAAAGATTTATTGGATTATTTTGATAAATAG
- the ribC gene encoding riboflavin synthase produces MRIGICDTTFARFDMGGAAIDELKNNATDLKIIHRTVPGIKDLPVASKKLIEEEDCEIVMALGMPGPMEKDKMCAHEASTGLIRAQLMTNTHILEVFVHEDEEEKDDLLKELAENRARQHAQNLIKMMFTPKQMEKEAGKGMREGKKDVGPL; encoded by the coding sequence ATGAGAATTGGTATTTGTGATACAACTTTTGCAAGATTTGATATGGGTGGAGCAGCTATTGATGAATTAAAAAATAATGCTACTGATTTAAAGATTATACATAGAACTGTTCCAGGAATTAAAGACCTTCCAGTAGCTTCTAAAAAACTCATTGAAGAAGAAGATTGTGAAATTGTAATGGCTCTTGGAATGCCAGGACCTATGGAAAAAGATAAAATGTGTGCTCATGAAGCTTCAACTGGTCTTATTAGGGCTCAGCTAATGACTAATACTCATATTTTAGAAGTTTTTGTTCATGAAGATGAAGAAGAAAAGGATGATCTTTTAAAGGAATTAGCTGAAAACAGAGCTAGACAACATGCTCAAAATCTAATTAAAATGATGTTTACTCCGAAACAAATGGAAAAAGAAGCAGGAAAAGGAATGCGTGAAGGAAAAAAAGACGTAGGTCCTTTATAA
- a CDS encoding glycosyltransferase family 2 protein → MQNNENKNNEDTDGVFLVVPAYNEEKTVGNIIEKIASLGYHVILVDDGSTDNTYEIAKKSTVKYPHNIFIYEHVINRGLGAALKTGMSGAINHGAKYVVTFDADGQHAIEDIAKVCKPLKEGKADVVIGSRPFEDMPASKNFANTVMNVMTHIFYRTKVKDSQSGLRAFTAEVIPKISILSRGYGVSSEFIREIRRNHLKLDEVTITTIYTPETQAKGTNAVVGLKILFKMIIDLFR, encoded by the coding sequence ATGCAAAATAATGAAAATAAAAATAATGAGGATACTGATGGGGTATTTCTGGTTGTTCCGGCATATAATGAAGAAAAAACTGTAGGAAATATCATAGAAAAGATAGCTTCATTAGGTTATCATGTTATTCTTGTTGATGATGGTTCAACAGATAATACATATGAGATAGCTAAAAAATCTACAGTTAAATATCCTCATAACATATTCATTTATGAGCATGTTATTAATAGGGGATTAGGAGCAGCTTTAAAAACTGGGATGTCTGGAGCTATTAATCATGGTGCTAAATATGTAGTTACCTTTGATGCCGATGGTCAACATGCTATTGAAGATATAGCTAAAGTTTGTAAACCTCTTAAAGAAGGTAAAGCTGATGTAGTTATTGGTTCAAGACCTTTTGAAGATATGCCTGCTTCTAAAAACTTTGCAAATACAGTTATGAATGTCATGACACACATATTTTATAGAACTAAAGTTAAAGATTCACAATCTGGACTTCGAGCTTTTACTGCTGAAGTTATTCCTAAAATTAGTATCCTCTCAAGAGGATATGGTGTCTCTTCTGAATTTATAAGAGAAATTCGAAGAAATCATCTCAAGCTTGATGAAGTCACTATTACTACTATTTATACTCCTGAAACTCAAGCTAAAGGAACAAATGCTGTTGTTGGTCTTAAAATTTTATTTAAAATGATAATTGATTTATTTAGATAA
- a CDS encoding DUF2304 family protein — protein sequence MLYQVLVIIIAIVAILLIFDRYHKKKTSIQTFILWVILWVILAIFTIVPESSNILAHLIGIGRGLDLVLIFAIIGSYYLIFRVYLKIEKIDQDITELVRKISMDKELNYELELEEKED from the coding sequence ATGTTATATCAAGTATTAGTGATTATCATAGCTATTGTGGCTATTTTATTAATATTTGATAGATATCATAAGAAAAAAACTTCAATTCAAACATTTATTTTATGGGTAATATTATGGGTTATTTTAGCTATATTTACTATTGTTCCTGAATCAAGTAATATTTTAGCTCATTTAATTGGTATTGGAAGAGGTTTGGATTTAGTACTAATATTCGCTATTATTGGTTCTTACTATTTAATATTTAGGGTATATTTAAAGATTGAAAAAATAGATCAAGATATTACTGAATTAGTAAGAAAGATATCTATGGATAAAGAACTTAACTATGAATTAGAATTAGAAGAAAAAGAAGATTAA
- a CDS encoding (Fe-S)-binding protein produces the protein MLYFRGCTARERLNSISISTEKLLKLAKVDFKTLDNEECCGSVLLRTGFEDDAKEQMKKNLDKFKDETIIVSCAGCYNTLKNDYNELLGVQLDVIHISQLLLELIKENRYEYNNNIDNTNTNNSNNSNNNNNNTNTNNNNNNNNNNSDEIVTYHDPCHLGRHSGEFDAPREVIKHFSHLKEMENIRENSKCCGSGGGVKSAFPEIAKSIATERGKEAENTGCDVLVTSCPFCKLNLDENSSLEVLDLSEFVLNHIQKEDSNKKNKKLESF, from the coding sequence ATGTTATATTTCAGAGGATGCACAGCCCGTGAAAGACTAAATTCAATTTCAATTTCTACAGAAAAACTTTTAAAATTAGCAAAGGTTGATTTTAAAACACTCGATAATGAGGAATGTTGTGGTTCTGTTCTTCTTAGAACCGGATTTGAAGATGATGCAAAAGAACAAATGAAAAAAAATTTAGATAAATTTAAAGATGAAACAATTATAGTTTCATGTGCTGGATGCTATAATACATTAAAGAATGACTATAATGAGTTATTGGGTGTTCAATTAGATGTTATTCATATTTCACAATTACTTTTGGAACTAATTAAAGAAAACCGCTATGAATATAACAATAATATAGATAATACTAACACTAATAACTCTAATAACTCTAATAATAACAATAATAACACTAACACTAATAATAATAATAATAATAATAATAATAATTCTGATGAGATTGTGACTTATCATGATCCTTGTCATTTAGGACGTCATAGTGGTGAATTTGATGCTCCTAGGGAAGTTATAAAGCATTTTTCTCATTTAAAAGAGATGGAAAATATTCGAGAAAACTCTAAATGCTGTGGTTCTGGAGGTGGGGTAAAATCTGCTTTCCCTGAGATAGCTAAATCAATAGCTACAGAAAGAGGTAAAGAAGCTGAAAATACAGGGTGTGATGTTTTAGTAACTTCATGTCCTTTTTGTAAACTTAATCTTGATGAAAATTCGTCTTTGGAAGTTTTAGATTTGTCTGAATTTGTTTTAAATCATATTCAAAAAGAAGATTCTAATAAGAAAAACAAAAAATTGGAGAGTTTTTAA
- a CDS encoding LUD domain-containing protein produces the protein MNEKELVAMRNSFKTVFDKRKSILDDPKTKKLQDRVINIRKDAIDNNKELLEIAKKSFKKNDIDFAFAKDDKEARDIIYNIINDVGSFDFGSNADSNVTSNVDSNSNSNLNSNSNSQNDSKDNNQTVIAKSKSNTLGEIAISKYLKSKGMDVVETDLGDRILQLKGKDNKPTHPTGPASHLNVQQISDIVNKAMDKDIPSEPKAIMETVREDVLNKIAKADIGISGANAVASEDGSLVFVHNEGNISLVSLMKTHIVVIGMDKLVKTIEDAISIAKLETIYATGSKTTSYINVVSGPSKTADIEKKLLKNMYGAEKVFVVILDNGRSQAIDSIHECLLCIGCGSCIVTCPVYNVIGNEFGFNNYLGGRGVAMSKFIEDSETSFNSGLYKCTLCGLCTENCPVAIQTNEAIEEIRKDSQKKGFYPNEHGKFRDNIKKKGSPY, from the coding sequence ATGAATGAAAAAGAATTAGTAGCTATGAGAAATTCATTTAAAACAGTCTTTGATAAAAGAAAATCTATTTTAGATGATCCTAAAACTAAAAAACTTCAAGATAGAGTAATTAACATTAGAAAAGATGCTATAGATAATAATAAAGAGCTTCTTGAAATAGCTAAAAAATCTTTTAAGAAAAATGACATTGATTTTGCTTTTGCAAAAGATGATAAAGAAGCTAGAGATATTATTTATAATATTATAAATGATGTAGGTAGCTTTGACTTTGGTTCCAATGCCGATTCCAATGTTACTTCTAATGTTGATTCTAATTCAAATTCCAATTTGAATTCCAATTCTAATTCACAAAATGATTCAAAAGATAATAATCAAACTGTAATAGCTAAATCTAAATCAAATACTCTTGGTGAAATAGCTATTTCTAAATATTTAAAATCTAAAGGTATGGATGTTGTTGAAACTGATTTGGGAGATAGAATATTACAACTTAAAGGAAAAGATAATAAACCAACCCATCCTACTGGGCCTGCATCACATTTAAATGTTCAACAAATTTCAGATATTGTCAATAAAGCTATGGATAAAGATATTCCTTCTGAACCAAAAGCTATTATGGAAACTGTTAGGGAAGATGTTTTAAATAAAATAGCTAAAGCTGATATAGGTATTAGTGGAGCTAATGCAGTAGCTAGTGAAGATGGATCTCTTGTCTTTGTTCATAATGAGGGAAATATATCTTTGGTATCATTGATGAAAACTCATATAGTTGTAATTGGAATGGATAAACTTGTTAAAACTATTGAAGATGCTATTTCTATAGCTAAGCTTGAAACAATTTATGCAACAGGTAGCAAAACCACTTCTTATATAAATGTTGTTTCAGGTCCTTCTAAAACAGCAGATATTGAGAAAAAACTTCTTAAAAATATGTATGGTGCAGAAAAAGTATTTGTAGTTATTCTTGACAATGGAAGGTCTCAAGCTATTGATTCAATCCACGAATGTCTTCTTTGTATTGGTTGTGGAAGTTGTATAGTTACTTGCCCAGTTTACAATGTTATTGGTAATGAATTTGGCTTTAATAATTATTTAGGTGGTAGAGGAGTAGCTATGAGTAAATTTATTGAAGATTCTGAGACAAGTTTTAATTCAGGTCTTTATAAATGCACTTTATGTGGTCTTTGTACAGAAAATTGTCCAGTAGCTATTCAAACCAATGAAGCTATTGAAGAAATACGAAAAGATTCTCAAAAAAAAGGATTCTATCCAAATGAACATGGAAAATTCAGAGATAATATTAAGAAGAAAGGTTCTCCTTATTGA
- a CDS encoding (5-formylfuran-3-yl)methyl phosphate synthase, with amino-acid sequence MLLLISPINNEEALESIKGGADIVDVKNPKEGSLGANFPWVIREIRDLTPDDMLVSATLGDVPYKPGTVSLAAMGALVSGADYIKVGLFGTSNYDEALEVMANVVKTVKNENPESIVVASGYADAHRVGAVSPWDIPKIAKESGSDLAMLDTAVKDGKTLFDYLDIDDLKKFVGETHSYGLKSALAGSVKKEQLKPLYDIGCDVVGVRGAACTGGDRNNGKIHSSAVAELKELVNSFD; translated from the coding sequence TTGCTTTTATTAATCAGTCCAATAAATAATGAAGAAGCACTAGAATCTATTAAAGGTGGTGCTGATATAGTGGATGTTAAAAATCCAAAAGAGGGTTCTCTTGGTGCTAATTTTCCTTGGGTAATTCGAGAAATTAGGGATTTAACTCCTGACGATATGTTGGTCAGTGCAACTCTTGGAGATGTTCCTTATAAACCAGGAACAGTTTCTCTTGCAGCTATGGGTGCATTAGTTTCTGGTGCAGATTATATTAAAGTAGGATTATTTGGGACATCTAATTATGATGAAGCATTAGAAGTTATGGCTAATGTTGTAAAAACTGTTAAAAATGAGAATCCTGAATCTATTGTTGTAGCATCTGGTTATGCAGATGCTCACAGAGTTGGAGCAGTTAGTCCATGGGACATTCCAAAAATAGCTAAAGAATCTGGCAGTGACTTAGCTATGTTAGATACAGCTGTTAAAGATGGAAAAACATTATTTGATTATCTTGATATTGATGATTTAAAGAAATTTGTAGGAGAAACTCATAGTTATGGATTAAAATCAGCATTAGCAGGTTCTGTTAAAAAGGAACAATTAAAACCTCTTTATGATATTGGTTGTGATGTTGTCGGTGTTAGAGGTGCTGCTTGTACTGGTGGAGATAGAAATAATGGAAAAATTCATAGTTCTGCAGTAGCTGAATTAAAAGAATTAGTTAATTC